Within the Pseudomonas fulva genome, the region ACCAAGGGGACTTTTCATGATGAGTAAAACTTCGGCTGGATAATTACTCCCGGGCTGTCGGGAGATAAGCAATGCCAGCTATTCTCCGGTTTGCAGCCCGAACCCACAAAAGGAAAATAGCCATGCATGGCATGATTAAAACTCATGGAGAGGTCCGGTGAGCCGGCACCTGCCGCCTTTATATGCCCTGCGCGCCTTCGAAGCCGCGGCGCGGCATTTGTCCTTTACCCGCGCTGCCGATGAGCTGGCGATCACCCAGAGTGCGGTCAGCCGGCACATCCGCACCCTGGAGGATCACTTCGCCTGCCGGCTATTCGAGCGCCGTGGCCGCGCACTGCACCTGACCGAGCCGGCCAGTCTGTTGCTGCCAGGCGTGCGCGAGGGCTTCGAGTCCATGGAGCGGGCCTGCGCGCACTTGCGCGTGGAGGACGGCACCCTGCGCCTCAAGGCGCCCTCGACCCTGACCATGCGCTGGTTACTGGCGCGCCTGTCGCTGTTTCGCGCCCGCCATGATGACCTTGAGGTGCAGCTCACCAGCGCCTGGATGGATCTCGATCGCGTGGATTTTCTCCACGAGCCGTTCGACTGCGCCGTGCTCCTGGGAGCCGGCACCTTCAGCGACGAATGGCATAGCGTGCGGCTGTTCGAGGAGTGGTTGATCCCGGTGTGCGCCCCCGGTGCCGTGGGCGAGCAGCCATGGGACGTCAGCCGTCTGCAGCAGGCCGAACTGGTACACCCCACGCCCGACCGCCGCGACTGGCGCCGCTGGCTGCAGGCCATGGG harbors:
- a CDS encoding LysR substrate-binding domain-containing protein translates to MSRHLPPLYALRAFEAAARHLSFTRAADELAITQSAVSRHIRTLEDHFACRLFERRGRALHLTEPASLLLPGVREGFESMERACAHLRVEDGTLRLKAPSTLTMRWLLARLSLFRARHDDLEVQLTSAWMDLDRVDFLHEPFDCAVLLGAGTFSDEWHSVRLFEEWLIPVCAPGAVGEQPWDVSRLQQAELVHPTPDRRDWRRWLQAMGLADQVALKGGQVFDTLELGIVAAARGYGVSIGDLAMVAEDVLLGRLALPWPSAVSSGESYYLVWPKARRGQERFERLAEFLLAEVAAMQLPDVQLRR